In Fragaria vesca subsp. vesca linkage group LG1, FraVesHawaii_1.0, whole genome shotgun sequence, the sequence CAGTATAAGCCTGTCAAATGCAGGTGGGATTCCAGATAGTTCCTACATTGCCAAATACAACAAACCTTCACACTTTGACACATTCATTGCATTCCGCACAAGTTCAAAATTTGATTGCCAAATCAAATATAATCAAGAGAAAAGCAGTAAACTTTCAGAAACCCAAAATTTCTGAAGTGAAAAATTACCCAAATGCAGAGTAAAAAAACAACAAAAAAAAAAAACAAACCTTATAGAGTGACCTGAGCTGATGAGGAGGCACATCACTCTGGCTCTCATTTCGATTTGAATTGCAAGTGGGTTCTTCAAAACTCTCCGGACCACTTAATCATCAACAAAGTTACCACATTTGAATCAAAATCACAACCCAAAAAAGAAAAAGATTCAATTTTTTTGTGCTTGGGTTTCTATTTTTTCTGGGTTTTGTTTCATAGAGAGAGAGAGAGAGAGAGAGAGAGAAGGGTACCTGTGGCCAGGAAGGGTAGGCTTGACGGGGAAGAAGCCGAAGACGAAGAGAGAGAGGCCGACGAGTTGGATTGCGACTCCGGCGACGGTGAAGAGGGTCAGCTTGGTGCAGGATAATCCGGGCATTGTTGATTTCAAAGGTTGGAGCTTTGAAGAAGAAGAATTTGATGAAAGAGTGTTCCTACTATTTTGGATCCAACTGAATATGGAAGCACCAAGCAATATATACTAGACCAGTCACTCTCGTGTCAAGAATCTCAAAATGGAAGGTCTATGAAATATTTTTACCTGGTCTAGATTTTAACTGTGGGCTTTATTGGTTTTATGTTTTTACCGAGTTATGTGTTTTTCTCTTTGATCACCACAAACAGCTTGGTAGATTAGACTGTGCGTTGGAGGGTTCTCAACGATCCACACTGGTCTCGACCCTCAACTCATTTTGTTCATTTGAAAAACAAAAGAATGTGGCTTTGGTAAAGTCCTGCCCAACTAAATCAAAATGAGAAAGAACCACTCAATTGTCATCGAGTAAAGTAGCATTACATATGAAGCTCTAGAGTGAGGGTTGCAACAGTAATCTAATCATAAAGAGTCTTAGCAAATTGTATAAATTATTGAATTACGTCAACAAAACATACATAAAAACTCAATAAGCGCCATTAAAGTCAAATAATAAGCGCCATTAAAGTCAAACTTCATTGCTTATTTGCTCAACAAGCGGTCTTCATTTAGAAAGATAAAAATTGGTTGCTGAGTGAGCTATCATTTTGTGATCAAAAACAATTTAGGTATGACCATCTCCGTTGTTCTCCTCATCTCACCAAGAGAACATATGCAACATCCACCTCACGTGAAATTTAGCATGCTTCCACTAAACCAACCCCGGTTATTCATTTAATTTGCAATGATTTGTAAAACTGACTATTTTTGAAAATTACTGATGAGGTAAAAATCCCAACTTAAATAGTGATTAGGGCACTGATTGGGTGATTAAAACATACTTTACTAAAAGAAAAGAAAGTGACTAAAGATAACCCATCTGGTACACCACCATTGGTCCTTTGGCCTATAGCGTAGACCAAAACCCAGCTTCCATTTTCTTCTTCCTCTATCTGAATCGAAGTAGAAGACCTCATTAGGGTTTCATTCCAATACGAAAACCCTAAATTACCTTACTTTCCTGAAAATGAGAGAACAACTCTAACTGGGTTAATTGCCAGTCGGCTTTTTCTGTTTTCCGATAACCCAATCCGACGTCGTTTGATTCCCAGTACCCATATATATTATCTGATCTCTCATCGAATTGGGTAAGTAAATTTCTGTTCTTTTTCGATTTGGATTGGATTTTATGGATCAAAGTTGAGATTTTTAGGTGTTGAATTGCAGGCATGGAATTGGGTTTGACTTGGTTCAAACTTGAAATTGAAGCTGATTTGATATTGGTACAAGCACTACTGCATTTTGGTAACTACACAAGCATTTCTGTGCTTTAAAGTTGCTTACTTTATTATCAAGAATCAAAACTTGTGATGAATATTTTGTTAGTTTCTTTCAATTATCGTTTTTGTGATTTTGTAATATATGTGATCAGGATAGTGAACTAGCTGATCTTGCAATCTGTATTTAAGCTGATAACAATGGCCGATCGGAAAGGTAATGTGAAGCCTGCGAATGGGAAGGCATCTGGAACTACGGCGGGGAGCTCCAGTGCATATGTGATTGATGTTAATAACTTCAGCAAGCGGCTGAAGCTGTTGTATACGCATTGGGATGAACACCACAGTGGTCTATGGGGTAACTCGGATGTGCTTGCTATTGCAACTCCTCCGACTTCAGATGATCTGCGGTACCTGAAGTCGTCGGCGTTGAATATCTGGTTGGTGGGGTTTGAGTTCCCGGATACTATCATGGTGTTCACGAAGAAGCAGATCCATGTTTTGTGTAGCCAGAAGAAGGCCTCTCTGCTGGATATTGTGAAGAAGCCTGCGAAAGAGGCGGTTGGTGTTGAAGTTGTGATGCATGTGAAGCTCAAGAGTCAGGATGGAACGGGGATGATGGATAGCATTTTTCAAGCTGTGAAGGCCCAATCGAGCTCTAGTAGTAGATCTAACCCTGTTGTTGGACACATAGCAAGAGAGGCTCCGGAAGGGAAGCTTTTGGAGACTTGGATGGACAAGTTGAATAATGCTAATTTCGAGTTAGCTGATGTAACAAATGGGTTCTCAGACTTATTTTCTGTCAAAGACTCCTCTGAGCTGACGAATGTGAAGAAAGCTGCATTCTTGACTTCTTCGGTGATGAGGAGTTTTGTGGTACCTAAGCTTGAAAAAGTCATTGATGAGGAGAAGAAAATTTCACATTCGTCACTGATGGATGAAACAGAAAAGACCATAGTGGAACCTGCAAGAATTAAGGTGAAGCTGAAGGCAGACAATGTTGATATTTGTTATCCTCCAATTTTCCAGAGTGGCGGAGGATTTGATCTAAAACCAAGTGCTTCAAGCAATGATGAGAATCTTTGCTATGACTCTACCAGTGTAATTATATGTGCTGTTGGATCACGGTACAACAGCTACTGCTCAAATGTTGCTCGAACGTTTCTGATTGATGCGAATTCTACACAGAGCAAAGCTTATGAGGTTCTGCTTAAAGCTCAAGAAGCAGCAATTAGTAAATTGAAATCTGGGAACAAGTTATGTGCCGCATACCAAGCTGCAGTTTCAGTAGTTGAAAAGGAGGCTCCAGAGTTGGCTGGGAACTTGACTAAAACAGCAGGAACTGGAATTGGCCTTGAGTTTCGTGAGTCCGGTCTTAATCTGAATGCCAAGAATGATCGGATTTTCAAACAAGGCATGGTTTTCAACGTGTCTCTTGGTTTTCAGAACTTGCAGGCACAAACAAAAAACCCAAAGACCCAGATATTTTCACTATTATTAGCAGATACAGTTATTGTTGGTAAAGAGAGCCCTGAAATTTTGACTAATGTAAGCTCTAAAGCTGTGAAGGATGTGGCTTACTCATTCAATGATGATGACGATGTTGAAGAAGAGAGGACAAAAATCAAAGCCGGTAATAAAACTCCTGGGAGTACCAAGAGTAAGGCCACACTTAGGTCAGACAACCATGAAATGTCAAAGGAAGAAATACGGAGGCAGCATCAGGCAGAACTTGCCCGCCAAAAGAATGAAGAAACTGCTAGGAGGCTTGCTGGTGGGGATTCTGCAGCAACAAACAATCGTGGTGCTGGCAAGACAATTGGTGATCTGATTGCATATAAGAATGTCAATGATCTGGCTCCTCCAAGAGAGTTAATGATTCAGGTTGATCAGAAAAATGAAGCCATCCTCGTGCCGGTTTATGGAAACATGGTTCCTTTCCATGTAGCCACCGTGAAGAGTGTTTCCAGCCATCAGGACACTACCCAGGACAGTAACCGAAATTGCTACATCCGTATAATCTTTAATGTACCTGGCACTCCATTTACTCCTCATGATGCAAATTCCCTCAAGTTTCAAGGATCAATTTATTTGAAGGAAGTTTCGTTCCGCTCTAAAGACCAAAGGCATATAAGTGAAGTAGTACAGCTTATTAAAACCCTTCGCCGCCAGGTTGCCTCAAGGGAGTCTGAAAGAGCTGAGAGGGCAACTTTAGTTACACAGGAAAAGCTCCAACTAGCCGGAGCCAAATTCAAGCCAAAGAGATTGCCTGATCTAGAGATTCGTCCCAGTTTTGGTGGTCGTGCTAGAAAGCTCACAGGATCATTGGAAGCCCATGCAAATGGGTTACGGTATACTACTTCAAGGTCTGATCAGCGTGTGGACGTTATGTTTAGCAATATCAAACATGCATTTTTCCAGCCAGCAGAGAGGGAAATGATTACCTTGGTCCACTTTCATCTGCACAATCACATTATGGTGGGAAACAAAAAGACCAAGGATGTACAATTTTATACAGAAGTGATGGATGTAGTCCAGACACTTGGTGGTGGAAAGAGGTCTGCCTATGATCCTGATGAGATTGAGGAAGAGCATCGTGAGAGACAACGAAAGAACAAAATTAATATGGAGTTCCAGAACTTCGTGAACCGAGTAAATGATTTGTGGGGGCAACCTGAGTTCAAATCTCTTGACCTCGAGTTTGATCAGCCCCTTAGAGAGCTTGGCTTCAATGGAGTACCTCATAAATCCTCATGTTTCATCGTCCCAACTTCAAGCTGCCTGGTGGAGCTGATAGAGACACCGTTTGTGGTAATTACTCTAAGTGAGATTGAAATAGTGAACCTTGAAAGAGTTGGTCTAGGGCAAAAAAACTTTGATTTGACTATTGTATTCAAGGACTTCAAGCGGGATGTATTTAGAATTGATTCCATCCCATCAACATCACTAGATGGCATCAAGGAGTGGTTAGACACAACTGATCTCAAGTATTATGAGAGCAGGTTGAATCTTAATTGGCGGCCTATACTGAAGACCATTACCGATGACCCTGAAAAGTTCATAGAAGACGGTGGATGGGAATTCTTGAACTTGGAGGTGAGTGATTCTGATTCTGACAATTCTCAGGAGTCAGACCAAGGGTATGTGCCTTCAGATGTACAGTCAGAATCAGGTTCAGAAGATGAGGATGATGAGAGTGAGTCATTGGTGGAGTCCGAGGATGATGAGGAAGAAGAGTCTGGAGAAGACTCGGAAGAGGAAGAGGGAAAGACATGGGAAGAGTTGGAGAGGGAAGCGACCCATGCAGACAGGGAAAAAGGAAATGACTCCGACAGTGAAGAGGAGAGGGCAAGAAGGAAGGTGAAGTCTTTTGGAAAATCTCGGGTACCAGACAAGAGAAACCTTGGTGGCAGCCTTCCTAAGAGGCCCAAATTTAGGTGAGTTTTGACAAAGTATGCAGCAGTTTGAGCCTTTGAGCCACAGCATGACTGGCCATTTAATTACCAGTATTATAGGAATTCTATTTGCTGATATTAAAGAAAAAGTAATAAATATAAAAAAGAAAAAAAACAATCGACAGGGCTTTTGTTTTACATTTGTTGTTCGACTTGTATGTTAGAACTGACCAACTTTTGCAAAAACTAGTCAAAAATTACGTACGGTTCATAATTTCATATGTGCATGTATTGGCAACCGAAATTACATGTGTTTTGTGTGTTTGTTTCATCAATCCATGTATTTTTTTTTTGGTTTGTTTCATGATTTTCATCAATTCAATTCTTGAATCGTATACTCATGTATTGGACTTAAATGTAACGTATGTGTTCTAAGGTGCTTTGCAACCCCATTCCTACTCTCCCCATGGATTATGATCTCCAATTCATTCAACAACAGTTCAACTTTGAATGCTCTCAAAAAGTTCAACTTTGAAAAGACAGGTTCAGACCGTTAAAGGATATTGCAAAGACAATGGTGACCATGATCAGAGACAGCTTCGAAATGCATAGAAAATTGCTGTAAATTTCACCGGCAATTATCCCAACCATGAATAAACTTGCACTATATTGCTACAAATGCCAATGATACAAGCACACATAACCGTGCAGCAACTCAGTATACAACAGATTGCACACTACAGACGTTACAAATGAGCATGTTTTCACATTCCAAAATGAATAACTGTATGATACACGAGTCGCGCCACAACCATGGAGTCCGAAAGTCTTCTTTTATGACTTGACATCTTTTAGGACTCCCCCCTTTTCAAGCTCACCAACTAAATCCCTTAATGAGGGAACTTTCATGGCTAATGTCCGATACAGCCGAGAATACCTAGCTCGAGTTCCATCTGCAGTCCTTGCCAAGGCAAGCACGCTTAGAGCCTCAGGGAGTTGGGAGAATACATGTTTCATCTCCTCGAGGCCCATATTCTCTAGAACCGAAGGTCTTGGGACAACCCTCACAATCTCACCACCTTTAGGCTCTTGAATCTTGGAATCTGCTTTGATAACTAATTCTGAATTTGAGTTTGCTCCACACTTGATGATGAATGGGGTTGTTGAGCCTGTATTGAACTGTAGGACATTCCATTGGGCCACATCAGTTTCAGTACCATATCCGAAATCTGTAGATGGTTTGCGAGCATGTGATTGTTCATGAAGACCATCATCTTCTTCAGGAATGGACTGCAAGCAACATAGAAGTTAAAGCGGGTGAACAAACAAAAAAGTACAATACATTGTAAGGGAAATGTATAAATGCACTGAAGGAAAAGAAGAACTTGATATATCAGTTAGAAAGAGGCTTTTTTAACTTCAATACTCAAGACCAAAGTAGGGAATACAAAAGGATCCATGATTGTATATGCGTTTGCTTGAACCCGTTCTTGTCTTCAAGCTACTAAATGAGTTTGTATTGAGCTCAATTTCAGTTCACTTCTATTGTTCCAGTAATTACAGTTACTGGAAACCTTACTTAGGTTGAATGAACAGAGCAGGTCCAAAAAGAGCATAATAAGATTCCAGATAGGAAAACCGCAATAGACAACCAATGAAAAACAACGATGAGAAAGAAGTGAGAGTGCAAAAAAGAAAGTTAACATGGCAATTTAATATCTAATTTCTTTTTCTATCTTTTGTTTATTAATGACGAATTGGTTTCACTATCCAGAATTCTCCCTACAGCACATAATGTAGCTTCTGTACTAGTCACGCTCGTCCATACAGCATTTTGTAACTCAATTGCAAAAATTGAAGAAGCATATGCCAAATATGTATATCTAATGATTCAGCATTTCGCAGATACCTGAATCACATGACGAGCATCTGAAATTTGCCTTTGTGCACATGGATGATCAATCTCCAGAAGGGAAGGCATTCGTTCGGCAAGTTCATCTAGAGAAGCAAGCAATAGTTTTTTTTTACTCCTGCTCAAGGTGCTTACAGAGGATTGTCGCATTATATCCTGCAATGTAGACATATTATGAGTTCTCCTTTCCAACAATACCCCAAATCAATAAGGAAAACACGAAAACTGCAAGGAGGCAAACCTTGACTTGCTTCACTATGCCATCAAGGGAAATGAGAGATGCTAATCGTGCATCTTCAGCCGCAGTAGAGGGATTCTGAATAGGCGGACCTCCATCTTCCAATGTCAATAAGGCTGCATCACTTCTTATTTGTTGCAGAATCTGATAAAACCATAAATTAGCACAATATCCGAGAATTTGTTTGTCAAGAGTCTAGAATAGAATTACAGAGGCAGTAATAGAATTATATCATTTTTCCTTGTAAGGTTGTTCGTTTCATTTCAAGATGTGCAGATAAAAAAGGACTACCTTTCTCCTTTTGTGATCAACCGACTCAAGAGCTGATCGCAGTTTCGCAACTTGTGCTGCATCTTCTGCCCCTTCTGATGCCAATGTCCCAGCAATGTCCTAGAATATAAAAAGAGAAATTGAAAAGACAACCAATAATTCATTGATAGAGATTCCGCAAGTGTTTATTATCAAAGAAGTAATTCAGCCCTCACACATTTTGATGGACCAAAAGAAAAAAGTAAAATTTATATCAGCAAAAAACTCAAGAATGCTATCTACCTTCAAGTGCTGCAACTGAGAACTATAAACCCGCTTCGAATACTCAGATAGAAGTTGACCAAGAGCATCTGTATTTGGAGGAATTGCAGCACCAAGTCCAGCCATCCAACCATCCATTATTGCAGTTGAAAGAAGTTCCAATTGACCAGTTGCGCCTCCTGATGCGTCATCTCCCGTGACAGAGAGAAAGTCAAAATGCTCTGCAAGCCAGGATCTGAGTTGGCGCTGCAGCTCACCGGCTGGTGTATGAACAAAGAGAGCAGCAAGAGCTTTATTTCCAACTGCAAAAATTTTTGCTTCCTCATTTATTTCCCTAAGCTTTCCTGCAGTTATCTGCTGCCGTGGAGAGTCCTGTACATTTAAGCGCTTAGAGCCACGTCTTATAAACCATTTCTAGCAAAAGAGAACTGTAAAAGCAAAGTGCAAAACTATTTAGAGTACGTGTACTTTGGTAATGAAAAAAAGGAGTATCCAAAGACTTTAACAGAAGAGAGTACAACAATCTCCTCCACTAAAATAGAAATATTGGCTAATCCTGTGGTCTGGCTTCTGTCTGTGTTGGAAGAATTCTCTCCAAATCCAGGAGAGAGAGAGAGAGAGAGAGAGAGAGATAGAGAGAGACAGAGACAGAGATAGAGGCAGAGAGATAGAGAGACCACAACTTATAGGAGCTACCTGATCAAGTCCGCGTATCTTTGATACAACAGATGAGAACTTGGATTTCTTTTCTGGCTTTAGATTCACTTTGAACCCTTGGACATGCACATCAACATAGCTCACAGGAGATCTTCCAGGGCTGCTACCCCGACTGGAGCTTCTACTACGTCCAGTATTAGCCTTCTCTAGAAAATTCTCAACGGGAGAAACCTGTAAATAAAAAGATGGAAATACAGTAAGCACTAAATCATATGCAGGGAAAAGAAAAATATAGCAACAAAGTGAAAAGTCACGTGACTTATTTCATTACCTTGATGGACTGCAGCTCTGGTGATCTAGCAAGCAAAGATCTAATATACAAAATTCTAACACGGGATACAAGCATGGTATCCATTACCCGCTGCGGTTCCATTTTACGAATAAAAGAGAAAACAGCATCTCTTATTTCAGCAAGTATTTCATGCTCCCTAGAAGCCCCAGCTTTAATTACTGCAGCCAGAACCTGTAAGAGAGATTACATGTGCACATCAAACTTGAATAATAACGAATTACCAATATGAAAACTAGATGCAGCGTGTTCGCAGAAATGATAAAAATAATCATCCCCACCAAGCCAATCAACTTGGTGGTAACGTTTATTTTTTGGTTGATATTTTTTTCTTTTGGTAAACGGAAGTTACATATGACAAAAGTTAACCATCAATATCTCATATTAAGACATTATGACACATCCATTATCATTGCACATTATCATAAATGAAACAAATAAAGCCAATGACCAACCTACCAGCATCAAAAGTTTGTTTGCACCATCTGAAATGGCAGCAAGACTGTCGTGTTGTTCAGGGTCAAAATCATTCAAGGCAGAAGTTAGATATTCTCCTGCAGGGGTAGTTTTGACTTTCTCAAGACCTGATTTTACCAGGGCAACTGTACCATCAGTTTTATCTGCAGTAACTGCTAGTGATGAAGGAACTTCCATCGACTGCCCTCTACTATCATTCCTGTTTTAAAGTAATGAAAAGAAAGTTTAGTGAAAATCTTCTTTCTAGGAGAAGCAAACTGTTGAAAAGTAGATTATAAGACAAAAATTATAAACACTTAAGTATTACCTCCCAAGGTCCCGAGACTGAACATTTAGCATCCCCTTTGATAATGGACTTGACAACTGAGAGAGAAAATTACATAATCAGAATTCTTGAATAATCCTAAATCTCACATCCAACCAAAAGAAATTGATGTGTACACAGTTTATCTGATCAACACGGCATCAGAAGTAAGGGAAAAAAAGTGATAGTTTCCACAAGACGTCACATCAGAGATAATGAAAATTCATATGACATCACGCTTCTGCTATTAAAACATTTCATAGTTGGAAAATCCCCAAACTTTTCATTTATCCAATGGCATAAAGAATAAAAGAAATACATATTAATACATGAAATAGCTACCATGGAGTCAGAGACTCTGCTTCTGATGAAACAAGAAAGTCTATGTATGCAACAATAAGGACATCAGATGTGATTTGACAAACAAACGGGGAAAGATGGAGGAGGGCGGGACGACAAGAACAACAACAACATAATGATGTAGCACAGTAGCAGATACATAGGAGTGCGTGTGTGATTTGAAACTGTATAACAAGATGTCCTCCAAAAAAATTTAATGAAAATGGAATAGAAGAAACCTGTGGTGGTGCAGCCAAAGATGCTTTCTCTGTTAATCTATCGAACAACTTTTCATTTTCTTCATGCAACCTCTGAAGAGAGAGCATAGTAATCATTTCAGAACCAACCAGAACAGTACAAGCATACTAAATGACATTTGAAAATATATAAAGAGACCACATTTTGATGCACAGATGAAAAACCATGAATGAAATAGGAGACTACTACACAACAAAACTACTTATTCCAAAGGACTGCAGTTTTTAACTTTTTATGAGTCAATTTAATTTGAAACAAAATACAAGAAAAGCAAAACCAGAGGTAAGTTCAAAGGAGACCAGAACATAATCATGCCTTGTGTGTCGTTACAGTAGTTTTTGCATTGTAAATAAAAGAAAGAAGTCCATATCGGGAATATTCACGCTTGTAGCATGACGTTCAAAGGCATAGCTACATGGGCATCAGATAAGTACTTGACCCTGCTCACCAGCTTGACAGAGTCCATTATGTCATTAAGTTTTTACTTTTATATAAGAAAAGTAAGTGGTTTTGCCCCTTCTAAAGCAATAAAATAGTTATTTTTAAATAATTTTGTGACACCTGATTCTAAAAAATACTTTGTTTCTTTGGTATCTATTCTTCTCCTTCTCTTCCGATCCTCTCCTTAATTTGTTTATCATTCTTTTTTACAAGTTTGTTCTTTCTTTTTTCCAGTTATTATCATAGGAAGAAACTTCAGGGAAATATATCTTCTTTCTACCTCGTTAGATGATTATTTGTGGATTAGTATAAAGTATTTTAAAACCACCCAGTACTAGCTATGTAAGTTTGACCACTCTTAACAAAAATTTTGGCTACAGCACTGATGAGATCTATAGAATGGATAATACATGGATACTCTCTGATAACTCCAGACTTCAATACATGCCCCGTTCTGATTCATTGTATTTCGAACAGGATGGATAAAACGTACTCTAGCCCATATACAATTTCTTCTTCTTTTTCCAGTACCTAGAATTCCCCAGAACCCACTTCGTGGACCAGGGATCAGAAATGAACTGAGACCTCCTTTCAAACCCTTTAAGCCATATGAGATACGAAACTCTAGAAAATAGACAGGTAGATACAGTGAGGGTGTCCGTAATGCACATAACACAGGAGCAAACCGTGGCCTTAACGGTTCCTACTAACCCCTCATTGTCTAGCCCATGTACAGAAAACAATGCTAACAAATATAAGAGGCCATGTTTGGATGTCTTGGCAATCCATGATCACTGAGTAACTAGCATTATTTTACACAGAAAACATGTAGACTTACGGCCGAACAGCATACCTCTATTAATGCATCCCGTTTTTTAAGCTCCTCTTCCAGTTTCTTAGTTACAGGCGGAGATTCCATGTCATCCCCAGTTGCCTTGGAATTTGACAGAGTTGCAGACCCCAGTTCTGAGCCTAATGTTGACCGGCCATCATGGGAATGAAGAGCTTCATTGAGTTTGGATTCAATACTCTTAACTTTGTCCTGAACCAGCAGTTAAACTTAGAGAACACCATACAGTGCAACCTTGCAAACTAAAATTTCTTGATCAATAAAATAATTAAAATATAAAACTGAAACTTCTATATAAGTGATGTAACTATAGGTCCATTCATTCGACCCCTTTTAACAATATAATGAAATTGAACGTCAAAACATCCACTTGACAATGAAAAAAGTGCCACCAATACTTTAATGAGGAAACCACATACAGCAACATACATCTATAACTATTTTAACTATGATTGGGCTGAATTATATCTCATACAATGTCGAACAATAGCCATGCAAACAAAGCCCAACTGCTGACCCCCACAGTTTTTTACAGTAGTTGAAGGCGAACATTAAACTCTAACAGAAGTAAATGGGAATAATAAGCAGACATAACCAACCTGCAGAGCCTGAATCGTAGAATCTCGCTGTTCAATCTGTATCTTTTGGTCTTGCTCTACCTG encodes:
- the LOC101299234 gene encoding FACT complex subunit SPT16-like isoform 1; this translates as MADRKGNVKPANGKASGTTAGSSSAYVIDVNNFSKRLKLLYTHWDEHHSGLWGNSDVLAIATPPTSDDLRYLKSSALNIWLVGFEFPDTIMVFTKKQIHVLCSQKKASLLDIVKKPAKEAVGVEVVMHVKLKSQDGTGMMDSIFQAVKAQSSSSSRSNPVVGHIAREAPEGKLLETWMDKLNNANFELADVTNGFSDLFSVKDSSELTNVKKAAFLTSSVMRSFVVPKLEKVIDEEKKISHSSLMDETEKTIVEPARIKVKLKADNVDICYPPIFQSGGGFDLKPSASSNDENLCYDSTSVIICAVGSRYNSYCSNVARTFLIDANSTQSKAYEVLLKAQEAAISKLKSGNKLCAAYQAAVSVVEKEAPELAGNLTKTAGTGIGLEFRESGLNLNAKNDRIFKQGMVFNVSLGFQNLQAQTKNPKTQIFSLLLADTVIVGKESPEILTNVSSKAVKDVAYSFNDDDDVEEERTKIKAGNKTPGSTKSKATLRSDNHEMSKEEIRRQHQAELARQKNEETARRLAGGDSAATNNRGAGKTIGDLIAYKNVNDLAPPRELMIQVDQKNEAILVPVYGNMVPFHVATVKSVSSHQDTTQDSNRNCYIRIIFNVPGTPFTPHDANSLKFQGSIYLKEVSFRSKDQRHISEVVQLIKTLRRQVASRESERAERATLVTQEKLQLAGAKFKPKRLPDLEIRPSFGGRARKLTGSLEAHANGLRYTTSRSDQRVDVMFSNIKHAFFQPAEREMITLVHFHLHNHIMVGNKKTKDVQFYTEVMDVVQTLGGGKRSAYDPDEIEEEHRERQRKNKINMEFQNFVNRVNDLWGQPEFKSLDLEFDQPLRELGFNGVPHKSSCFIVPTSSCLVELIETPFVVITLSEIEIVNLERVGLGQKNFDLTIVFKDFKRDVFRIDSIPSTSLDGIKEWLDTTDLKYYESRLNLNWRPILKTITDDPEKFIEDGGWEFLNLEVSDSDSDNSQESDQGYVPSDVQSESGSEDEDDESESLVESEDDEEEESGEDSEEEEGKTWEELEREATHADREKGNDSDSEEERARRKVKSFGKSRVPDKRNLGGSLPKRPKFR
- the LOC101298650 gene encoding geminivirus Rep-interacting motor protein-like yields the protein MAEQRSKWNWEVSGFEPRKWSSSSSTTTTADNDDGYRPGRRYSISAATALAQSELSNQSVASKLQKLQDKVKLAKEDYLELRQEASELSEYSNAKLERVTRYLGVLAAKTRKLDQFALETEARIAPLINEKRRLFNDLLTAKGNIKVYCRTRPLFEDEGPSVVEYPDDCNIRVTTGDAALANPKKEFELDRVYGPHVGQAELFRDVQPLVQSALDGYNVSIYAYGQTNSGKTHTMEGSSHDRGLYARSFEELFDLANSDTTSTSRFKFSVTVFELYNEQIRDLLSESGDALPKIRMGSPDFFVELVQEKVDNPLDFSKVLKAAFQRRGNDPSKFNVSHLIITIHIYYNNLITGENTYSKLSMVDLAGSEGLIAEDDSSERVTDLLHVMKSLSALGDVLSSLTSKKDAIPYENSMLTKVLADSLGGSSKTLMIVNVCPNALNLSETLSSLNFASRARNAVLSLGNRDTIKKWRDTANDARRELYEKEKECQDLKQEVLGLKHALKDANDQCVLLFNEVQKAWKVSYTLQSDLKSENIMLADKQKIEREQNAQLRNQVAQLLQVEQDQKIQIEQRDSTIQALQDKVKSIESKLNEALHSHDGRSTLGSELGSATLSNSKATGDDMESPPVTKKLEEELKKRDALIERLHEENEKLFDRLTEKASLAAPPQLSSPLSKGMLNVQSRDLGRNDSRGQSMEVPSSLAVTADKTDGTVALVKSGLEKVKTTPAGEYLTSALNDFDPEQHDSLAAISDGANKLLMLVLAAVIKAGASREHEILAEIRDAVFSFIRKMEPQRVMDTMLVSRVRILYIRSLLARSPELQSIKVSPVENFLEKANTGRSRSSSRGSSPGRSPVSYVDVHVQGFKVNLKPEKKSKFSSVVSKIRGLDQDSPRQQITAGKLREINEEAKIFAVGNKALAALFVHTPAGELQRQLRSWLAEHFDFLSVTGDDASGGATGQLELLSTAIMDGWMAGLGAAIPPNTDALGQLLSEYSKRVYSSQLQHLKDIAGTLASEGAEDAAQVAKLRSALESVDHKRRKILQQIRSDAALLTLEDGGPPIQNPSTAAEDARLASLISLDGIVKQVKDIMRQSSVSTLSRSKKKLLLASLDELAERMPSLLEIDHPCAQRQISDARHVIQSIPEEDDGLHEQSHARKPSTDFGYGTETDVAQWNVLQFNTGSTTPFIIKCGANSNSELVIKADSKIQEPKGGEIVRVVPRPSVLENMGLEEMKHVFSQLPEALSVLALARTADGTRARYSRLYRTLAMKVPSLRDLVGELEKGGVLKDVKS